A genomic region of Trypanosoma brucei brucei TREU927 chromosome 3, complete sequence contains the following coding sequences:
- a CDS encoding tryparedoxin (identical to GP:3718003: tryparedoxin {Trypanosoma brucei} (PMID:9714547;PMID:11867629)) has translation MSGLTKYLPGATNLLSKSGEVSLGSLVGKTVFLYFSASWCPPCRGFTPVLAEFYEKHHVAKNFEVVLISWDENESDFHDYYGKMPWLALPFDQRSTVSELGKTFGVESIPTLITINADTGAIIGTQARTRVIEDPDGANFPWPN, from the coding sequence ATGTCTGGCCTCACTAAGTATCTTCCTGGCGCAACCAACCTGCTGTCCAAGTCGGGTGAAGTTTCACTGGGATCCCTCGTTGGGAAAACtgtgtttctttacttttctgcCTCCTGGTGCCCCCCATGCCGGGGTTTTACACCGGTCCTCGCCGAGTTCTACGAGAAGCATCATGTGGCGAAAAACTTCGAAGTCGTGCTGATTTCCTGGGATGAAAACGAGAGCGACTTCCATGATTACTACGGCAAGATGCCATGGCTCGCTCTCCCATTTGACCAACGCTCGACAGTTTCGGAATTGGGCAAGACATTTGGCGTGGAATCCATTCCGACTCTTATCACAATCAATGCTGATACCGGTGCCATCATTGGCACTCAGGCCCGTACCCGTGTCATTGAGGATCCCGATGGTGCCAACTTTCCGTGGCCCAACTGA
- a CDS encoding tryparedoxin (identical to GP:3718003: tryparedoxin {Trypanosoma brucei} (PMID:9714547;PMID:11867629)) gives MSGLAKYLPGATNLLSKSGEVSLGSLVGKTVFLYFSASWCPPCRGFTPVLAEFYEKHHVAKNFEVVLISWDENESDFHDYYGKMPWLALPFDQRSTVSELGKTFGVESIPTLITINADTGAIIGTQARTRVIEDPDGANFPWPN, from the coding sequence ATGTCTGGCCTCGCTAAGTATCTTCCTGGCGCAACCAACCTGCTGTCCAAGTCGGGTGAAGTTTCACTGGGATCCCTCGTTGGGAAAACtgtgtttctttacttttctgcCTCCTGGTGCCCCCCATGCCGGGGTTTTACACCGGTCCTCGCCGAGTTCTACGAGAAGCATCATGTGGCGAAAAACTTCGAAGTCGTGCTGATTTCCTGGGATGAAAACGAGAGCGACTTCCATGATTACTACGGCAAGATGCCATGGCTCGCTCTCCCATTTGACCAACGCTCGACAGTTTCGGAATTGGGCAAGACATTTGGCGTGGAATCCATTCCGACTCTTATCACAATCAATGCTGATACCGGTGCCATCATTGGCACTCAGGCCCGTACCCGTGTCATTGAGGATCCCGATGGTGCCAACTTTCCGTGGCCCAACTGA